From a region of the Desulfuromonadales bacterium genome:
- a CDS encoding DUF6178 family protein codes for MARIDLPREKKVKHLTLLRAPRRLTPREFNALSLAERLEMVRSAHGRQKYDLLIEAQDAEELVRRLPAQELFLLFKELGVEDIPELLPLVTCEQFTTFLDLDCWQGDLLDGDKALFWLTQLVEAGEEAGLKMAVGIDFGLLVLTIKKFITITAAPG; via the coding sequence ATGGCCCGAATCGATCTGCCCCGCGAAAAGAAGGTGAAGCACCTCACTCTGCTGCGGGCACCGCGCCGCCTGACCCCCAGAGAGTTCAACGCCCTCTCCCTGGCCGAGCGTCTGGAGATGGTGCGCAGCGCCCACGGTCGCCAGAAGTACGACCTGCTCATCGAGGCACAGGATGCCGAGGAGCTGGTGCGCCGGCTGCCGGCCCAGGAACTCTTCCTGCTCTTCAAGGAACTGGGGGTGGAGGACATCCCCGAACTGCTGCCGCTGGTCACCTGCGAGCAGTTCACCACCTTTCTCGACCTCGACTGCTGGCAGGGCGATCTGCTCGACGGCGACAAGGCACTTTTCTGGCTGACCCAACTGGTCGAGGCCGGCGAGGAGGCAGGCCTGAAGATGGCCGTCGGGATCGATTTCGGGCTGCTCGTGCTGACCATCAAGAAATTCATTACCATCACCGCCGCCCCCGG